DNA from Rubripirellula lacrimiformis:
ACACCGGGAAGCGAGACTTCATCGATCATCGCACCGTCGATGGCATGCCGGGTCACACGCGCCCGCGCGTCCCTCAGGTACGACACATAGAACGTCTCGCCAAACAGGCTGGCCGATTCCATCACGTCGTCGCTTTCGCCGATGACGGGTTTCCATGCAGCACGATCTTCGGCACCCGCAGGGACCGCGATCAACCGTCGCTTGGGGGCCTGATGATCGGTCACAAAGAACAGGGTGTCGCCACTCGATGCGATCCATTCGTATTCGGCATCGAAACCGGTGATCAACGGAATCACTTGCGACTGTGGGTCGCGCAAATCCTTGATGAAGATCTGTGCCTTCGGTTCGCTGCCTTTCCAGTTGTGGATCACCAGATAGCGGCCATCGTCGGTTACCTCCGGTTGAAACCCCCACTTGGGATGATCGGGTCGTTCCAACACCAACGTGTCTTGGCTTTGCGAATCGCCCAGTTGGTGGAAGTAAAGTTTTTGGTCTTCGTTGGTTCCGGTCAGTTCGGATCCTTCGACAGGTTCTGCGTAACGACCGTAAAAGAATCCGCTGCCATCGGGCTTCCAAGCGATGCCGCTGAACTTCACCCACTCGATCACATCGGGAAGATCGTTCCCCGTAGCAACCTCGCGTACTTTCCACGTTCGCCAATCGCTGCCGCCATCGGCTAGCCCATACGCGATCAGCTTGCCATCATCGGACGTCGCTGTGCCAGCCAGCGCAACGGTCCCGTCGGTCGAAAAGTGATTGGGATCGATCAACACCGCACGCTCAGCATCCAGCGAGGCTGCTTTGTACAGGATGCTTTGATCCTGGAGTCCGTTGTTGTGCGAGTACAAATAGATGTCGCCCTTCTTGGCGGGCAAACCGTAACGTTCATAGTTCCAAAGCTGTTCCAACTTTTGCCGCATCGGTTCGCGCTGCGGCAACCCCTGCAGGTACGACTGGGTCAGTTCGTTTTCCGCTTGGATCCAGGCTGCCGTTTCGTCGCTTTCGGTGTCTTCAAGCCAACGGTAGGGGTCGCTGACCTTGCGGCCAAAGTAGTCGTCGGTCACATCGACCTGTTGGGTGTCCGGATAGGTCATGGGCGGGGAAGTACTACTTTGGGCAAAGGAGCTGATCGGGAACAGGAAACAAATGGAACCAACCATGGCCCATCGAAAGTCATCAATCACGGTTACCAGCCTTTTTACGCGGTGAGAATCGGATGAAAAAATCGGGAAAACGGTGACGCGACGAAGACAAGGCTTCGCCCATGATCTTAAAGACAACGTCGCCCTCGCGACCAGTCACCTAGCGGATCATCGCGATTTCGTTCGTTGGGCGATCAAAATCTGCCACTCGTATCATCAGCCACAACATGCGTCGACTTGGGCATACGCTTGCCAGCGGTTTGTTTAGAATAGAGGGATCGTCCATCGGCGATCTCGAATTCCTCGCAGCCAAACCTCCCGGATCAATCACCACCCATGCGGACAGTCCTGGTAACCGGTGGCGCCGGGTTCATCGGCGGCCATTTGGTGCGACAACTGATCGACGCCCAAACTTATCGCGTGGTCGTGGTCGACAAACTGACCTACGCGGGAAACCTGCGCTCTCTGGAATCGGTCTGGGATTCGCCTCGATTCAGTTTCCTGCACAGCGATATCTGTGACGGACCCCGGATGCTAGATCTGTTGATGCAACATCACTGTGATGCGGTGATCAACTTGGCAGCGGAAACGCACGTGGACCGCAGCATCGATTCGCCCGCACCGTTTGTGCAATCGAATGTCGTCGGCACTTACGAACTGTTGGAAGCCACGCGCAGTTATCTGGCAACCTTGTCGGATCTGCAGGTGGATCGATTCCGATTTCTGCAGGTTTCTACCGATGAAGTCTACGGTTCGCTTGGCAAAGACGGGGTGTTCACCGAGTCGACATCGTATTCGCCCAACTCGCCCTATTCCGCTTCGAAGGCCGCGGCGGATCATTTCGTCCGTGCATACCATCAAACGTACGGGTTGCCGACGATCACGACCCACGGATGCAACAACTATGGCCCGTTCCAATTCCCCGAAAAACTGATCCCGTTGATGATCCAGCGTGCAGTCCGTGGTGAGCCCCTGCCGGTCTACGGCAACGGCAAGAATGTCCGTGAATGGATCCATGTCGAGGATCACTGCATCGCCCTGCGTCTGATTTTGGAAACCGGCCGCGTCGGACAGACCTACAACGTCGGCAGCAGCACTGAGAAAACGAACTTGGAAATGGTCCGCGCGATCTGCGATTGCGTCGACCGATGGACCGGCCGTTCGCATTCCTCGTTCGACCAAATCCAATGGGTTGCTGACCGACCGGGACACGATTTCCGTTACGCGATCGATGCAACAAAACTAAAGCACGAACTTGGTTGGACGCCGCAAATCGATTTCGACAACGGCATCGACCAAACGGTGAAGTGGTACTTGGATCATCCAGATTGGACCGAATCAAAAACAACACCGCAGCAAGCATGACACAGCCTAGCACTGTATGTACCAAGGGGATCATCTTGGCAGGTGGTTCGGGAAGCCGCTTGGCACCGATGACATTGGGTTGCAACAAACAACTGTTGCCGGTCTATGACAAGCCGCTGATCTATTACCCGTTGTCGACGCTGATGTTGGCAGGCATCCAGGACGTGCTGTTGATTTCATCCCCTGATGAAATCCACCGCTTTGAAAGCCTGTTCGGGAATGGATCGGATCTGGGAATCCGGATGCAATATCAGGTTCAACCGCAACCCGATGGTTTGGCACAGGCGTTCGTTTTGGGCGAATCATTTATCGGCAATGATCCCGTTGCGTTGATCCTGGGCGACAACGTGTTCTACGGCGATGGGTTCTCGAAATCGCTTCAGGCGATCGCACAGAATTTGACCGGTGCCACTGTCTTTGCCCACGAAGTCAGTGACCCTAGTCGGTATGGGGTGATCGAATTAGACGCCGGCGGAATGCCGATTTCGATCGTCGAAAAACCAGTTCATCCAAAATCGAATCTGGTGATCCCTGGGATCTATTTTTTCGATCACCGAGTGGTCGAGTTCGCCAAGGCGCTGCGTCCGTCGGCACGAGGCGAATACGAAATCACCGATGTGATCCAGCAATATTTGAACGACCGATCGCTGTCTGTTTCCCGCATGGGTCGCGGTACCGTGTGGTTGGACACCGGGACGCCGATGGCGTTGTTGCAGGCATCAAATTTCATCGCCGCGATCGAGCAACGGCAAGGAGTGCGAATCTGCTGTCCCGAAGAGATCGCTGCCCGGATGGGTTACATCACGCCGAAGGATTTGAGACGTTTGGCGGAGTCGATGGAAAGCGATTACGGAGCTTATCTTCGTTCCGTTGCCCGCCAACTTGGCCATTCCACGATCCCATCGTGATGGATTTTTGATGACGGGATGAGGGAGAGGTTTGGGTGGGGAAGGGATGGAGGAGGGAATTCTGGCGAATCCCACGACGGAAGAGGATGTAGTTCTGGCGTATTTTGGTGTCGTCAGTGAAACTTCATCCGCTGTCTTTTTACTTCGCAATGAAAAACTTTCGCATGACCGCTTCTGAATCTTCTCCTTCGGCCGGCAAGACCCTGATCAAGGCCATCGCGGTGACGTCTGTGCTGGTCATCGCGTGGGTCGGACTGTCGTGGGCGGTCGAGGGCAGGACGATGGCGACACGAACGGCGACCAAGATGGTCATGCCCGTTGCTTTGATCTGGTTGACGTCGATGATGTTCGCCATCTGGTTCGCCATGCAACGACAATCATTGGCGTCGTTCGCCTTCGCAGTGATGTGTGTGATGATCTACATTTCAGGCAATGGGTACGTTTCATCGGCGATGATGGATCGCTTGGAATGGCCTGAACAAGCGATGCCCGATGAAGCGGTACAAGCCGCGGTTGTGCTGGGCGGCGGGATGTCGGCCACGCCCGATGGCACGCCTGAACTTTCCCGAGATGGCGAGCGGATATTTTCGGCGGCACAGCTTTATCATGCCGGCAAGGTGGGGGCGATCATCTGTACCGGAATGTCTTCCGATGGAGTGCACAATCCCAGCGACGATGGACGCGATGCCTTGATTTCGGCCGGGGTACCGAGCGATGTGATCTTTCGCATCAAGGGCGAAAACACCAGCCAAGAAATGAAGTCTCTGAGACAGTTTCTAGACAGCCCACCGGCAGGCTTTCCACCCCCTGGTCCGATCCTGTTGGTCACCAGCGCATTCCATATGGATCGGGCGATGCGGTTGGCCGCCAGCCAAGACGTCGAAATGCTGCCGTTCCCCTGCGCTTTTCGCGGTTCCGTCGATCGCGGTTTCAGCCCCAGCCGATGGATCCCCGGTCCGGATGCGATGCAAAACTTCGGTTCGGCACTGAAGGAATGGTTGGCCAGTTTGGTAGGGCGATGATGCGAGGTTTGAGTTGAGTTTTTCGAGTTCAAGTTCGAGTTTCAGTTTTCGGACCGGTCTGCTGTGTGCAACTGAAACTGGAACCCGAACTTCCGCTGCGTCCACTTTCGTGAACACAATCGCATCCACGTGGCGTTCATTTCGCCCCGGCACCAGCATCCAATTCGATTCCCCCTGTCCCGCCGGCCATCGGTTAGATTCAAGTGTTGTCCGCTGGGTCGAGAGTACGGTTTGGCTGATCGTGTGAGCTGATTTGGGGTGTGGGGCGTGTCGATTTTCCAGTCGCTATCGTTGCTGTCCGATCAAGCTGGTTCTCGTCTCCGCCAATCGACTCATCAGCAACCCTTGTTGTTGGTTGCCATCGCCACAGTGGCCGGCATCCTGATCGATTCCAGTTTGTGCCAACCGGGTGTCTCTGTTTCGCCGACGGTCCGGTTTTGGATTTGGATGATCGCGATTGCCGCCGGGTTGTTGATCACTGCGTTGGGATCCAACTTCCAAACCTCTCGCGGGCCACGATATGGAACCGCGATTTCGGCGGTGATGTTGATGTTGCCTGTCGGGGCACTGGATCATCTTTGGCAACAAGATTCGTATCAGGCCTCGCCGATCGCCAATCGATTGGACGATCAGGCGGTACCGACGATCGTCGAAGGCGTCGTCGACCGACCCGCGGTACTTCGGCGACACCCGATGGCCCAACGTCGAATTCGACAGTCACAATCCGAATGGCAGACCCAATTGGAAGTCGACATCGATCAGATGCGTGTTGGCCGGGATAACGTTCCGATGCTGGGTCGATTGTTGGTCAGTGTCGGCGGCCGGTGTGATCATCTTCGTCCCGGTGATCGGGTGCGTGTTTACGGAAAGATTCGCGGGGTCGGCCCAGCGACCAATCCAGGCGAAACCGATCAGTCGGATTTCTACGAGCGTCGCGGTTTGCACGGACGGGTGGAAGTCGATCGGACGGACCAGATCCAGGTCATCGGTCCTACGGCACACGGGTACGCATTTTCGCGTTGGATCGCCGGGATTGCGAACCGAGGTCGCGATGGTTTGCTGGACCGCTTGGGCCCGCAAACAGGTCCGCTGGCCGTGGCCCTCGTGATCGGACAACGGGACTTCGTTGACAACGCGACTCGCGACCAATTGTTGGTGACCGGTACCGCCCATTTATTGTCTGTCAGCGGAATGCATTTGGCGATCGTTGTGATGATGACCACCTGGATCGCGATGCTGCTTCGGCTTCCCATGCCGATGAAGATCGTCGTGATCTTGGTGGTCTGCGTTTTCTACTGTGCGATCACCGGTGCAAGGCCTCCGGTCATGCGAGCCGCGGTATTGGTTTCGACGTTGATGTTTGGAATCTGGATGCGGCGACCCGGGCAAGCGATCAACACGCTGTCGTTGGCAGCCATCGCGCTGGTGCTTTGGAACCCGCTGAATGTTTTCAGTGTCGGCGTGCAGTTGTCGTTCATGGCGGTGGCCACCTTGGTGCTGTGCAGCGGCCATGGTCGAACCGGGTCGGCAGCGGTGGACGAGGCCATTCGGCAAGAGGAACAACTGACGCGTCTGGCCGAATCGGCGCGGTCACGACCGATGGTTACGCTGCGCTATCTGCAGAGCATTGTGGCGCAATTGTTGTGGTTTAGCGCCTGCGTTTCGATCGTCAGTTTGCCGTTGGTGTGGCATCAGTTCCACGTCGTGTCGTTGATCAGTGTCCCGACGAACGTGATTCTGGGTCCGATCCTGATGATTGCCTTGGCGTCGGGGATCGCGACCGCGGCGGCGACGATGATTTTCCCGGCGATCGCTGCGGTGCCTGCGATCGTCTGTGACCGATCTCTGGCCTTGATGGGATGGATCATCGGGACCGCATCTCGTTTGCCGCTGGGGCATGCATGGCTGCCCGCACCGCCAACGACCTGGGTCATCGTGTTCTATGTCGTGTTGGCGGCGACGTTGCTGTTGCCAAGCGGTATCCATGCGCGGCGTCTGCGGTATGGATGGATCGCGGTTTGGTGTGCGATTGCGTTGGGGGTCGCGACGAAGCCAAAGCCGATGCCGACCCAATCGATCGAAGCAACCTTTATCGACGTCGGCCATGGGACCAGCGTGGTGATCCGCCAACGCGAACAAGACGGCACCGTCGCAGTCTGGCTGTACGATTGTGGATGGTTGGGCAACGAAGTCGGCAGCAGTCGCGACATCGACCTGTCGCTTTGGTCGTTGGGTGTGACCCGACTCAACGGCGTCTTCTTGTCTCACGCCGACGCCGACCATTTCAACGCTTTGCCGGGGGTGCTACGTCGGTTTCGTGTCGATCGGATCTGGACACCACCGGGCATGCTGGAGGAACCCGAACCGGCATTGGTCCCCATCCGGGAAGCGGTTGCCCATTCCAACGTCCCGGTAATCGAAATGGATGATCGGCATACCATCGTCCATCGTGGCATCCGGATCCAGGTTCTGCATCCGCCGCCGGTTCGCATCGACGGCAGCGACAACGCGAATTCGTTGGTGATCCAGATCGATCGGGGTGGCCAATCGTTGCTGTTGCCTGGTGACTTAGAACCACCGGGGACGGGCGCATTGGTCCGAAAGCGACGCCCGTCCCCCGGTGGCGTGTTGATGGCACCACACCATGGGAGCCTGCAGATGGACGCTGGGGTGGTGCTGCAGTGGGCCCGGCCATCGGAAGTCGTCGTCAGCGGAGGCCAGCGAGCCGGCCGTCCCGAGGTCGCCACCATGCTGTCCCAGTACGGTGCGGCGGTGCACGTGACCCGTACGGATGGGGCGATCCGCGTCCGAATTGACCAGGATGGAAAAATCGAAGTGCGAAGTTGGCTGGCCCAACCCTGGTAAAAGCGGCCCATGGGCGGCCTATGGGCGGGGCAGGGCAGTATCGACGAATCAGTCATTTTCGTCGCAGCAGGTAGGCATTTTCTTACTAGCAGGTAGGATTGAGCGGTTTGACGACACGCCGTCCTCTGAAGCCAAATCGGGGCGCCCATGTTGACTATCCTTCGCGAAATCACTGTCACCTGCTTTCTAGCCAGCTACCTCATAGTCCTGGTACTGGAATTGCTGCGCCTTTGCGGTCGCATTCCGGGGCGGGGCTTAGCGGTCATCGTGATGATGGTCATCGGGCTGTTTACCCACGTTTGTTACCTGCTGCTGCAAGCCACCGCTGCCGGGGGGACTGACGCTGGCATGTTGGCCACCTGGTCGGATTGGTCCCTGTTGCTGTCGCTCGCAACCGCGATTTGTTTCTTTGTGTTCTACCTGCGACGCCCCGATACGATCGTCAGCTTCTTTTTCCTGCCGGTGGTGATGGGGTTGATCGCGTTGGCCTTAGCCGTGCGTCACCTGCCACCGTTCACGCGGACCGAAGCGGTCGAAGTGTGGCGAAATGTTCACGCGGCATCGATGGCGACCGGATCGGCAGCCGTTCTGGTCGGATTCCTGGCCGGCGTCATGTACTTGGTTCAATCGTGGCGGCTGAAACGACACCGGGCCGGTTCGTCGCTTCGGCTACCAACGCTGGAATCCCTCGGACGACTCAACCGCCGTTGCCTGATCATCAGCACGGTCGCTGTGGCCCTGGGCCTGTTGTCGGGCGTGGTGATGAATCTGAATCGGTGGGGCTACGTCAGTTGGACCGACCGCGGTGTCTTGCTGAGTCTGTTGTTGTTGATCTGGTTGGTCGGCGCGACGTTGATGGAATTCTTTTATGCCCCCGCCAGCCGCGGTCGCAAAGCGGTGTACCTGACGCTGGCCAGCCTAGGGTTTCTGATCTTGGCGATGGTCGGCATCCTGACCACCCCGCACGGACAAACCAAGCCCGATGATGCAGCCGCAGAGGTCGAATCAGCGGCTGATTTGACCAGTACAAACTCGCCTCTGCCCGACCAAAGCGGCGATTCGACCCCGATCCAAAACACGCCCTCCCTGGCTGGGGAGACGGCACCTTGAACCTGCAGATGATCGGCTGCAGCCATCACGATGCGGCTGTTGAATTTCGAGAAAAAATTGCCTTCACTAGCAGTCAAGTTAGTGAAGCGCTGAAGGCGTTTCGCAGCCAATTTCCCGGCGGTGAACTCGTTCTAGTCAGCACCTGCAATCGCATCGAACTGTACACCACCACCGGCGACGACCAACAACTTGACCGCGACGCGGTCGCCAAGTTTCTGGCCGATCAACACTCGCTAGGTGTCGACGAAGTCATCGACCAGATGATCTATCGGGCGGGCATCGAAGCGGTCGAACACCTGTTCACCGTCGCCGCCAGCCTGGACAGCATGGTGGTTGGCGAAGCTCAGATCTTGGCTCAAGTCAAACAGGCTTACGACCTGGCC
Protein-coding regions in this window:
- the ccsA gene encoding cytochrome c biogenesis protein CcsA, which codes for MLTILREITVTCFLASYLIVLVLELLRLCGRIPGRGLAVIVMMVIGLFTHVCYLLLQATAAGGTDAGMLATWSDWSLLLSLATAICFFVFYLRRPDTIVSFFFLPVVMGLIALALAVRHLPPFTRTEAVEVWRNVHAASMATGSAAVLVGFLAGVMYLVQSWRLKRHRAGSSLRLPTLESLGRLNRRCLIISTVAVALGLLSGVVMNLNRWGYVSWTDRGVLLSLLLLIWLVGATLMEFFYAPASRGRKAVYLTLASLGFLILAMVGILTTPHGQTKPDDAAAEVESAADLTSTNSPLPDQSGDSTPIQNTPSLAGETAP
- a CDS encoding prolyl oligopeptidase family serine peptidase, which encodes MVGSICFLFPISSFAQSSTSPPMTYPDTQQVDVTDDYFGRKVSDPYRWLEDTESDETAAWIQAENELTQSYLQGLPQREPMRQKLEQLWNYERYGLPAKKGDIYLYSHNNGLQDQSILYKAASLDAERAVLIDPNHFSTDGTVALAGTATSDDGKLIAYGLADGGSDWRTWKVREVATGNDLPDVIEWVKFSGIAWKPDGSGFFYGRYAEPVEGSELTGTNEDQKLYFHQLGDSQSQDTLVLERPDHPKWGFQPEVTDDGRYLVIHNWKGSEPKAQIFIKDLRDPQSQVIPLITGFDAEYEWIASSGDTLFFVTDHQAPKRRLIAVPAGAEDRAAWKPVIGESDDVMESASLFGETFYVSYLRDARARVTRHAIDGAMIDEVSLPGVGTVSGFGGRQDAAETFFSFTNYVTPASIYRVDLRSNDISLWRQPDVAFDVDDFVTEQLFCTSKDGTKIPIIVTRKKDTKLDGTSPTMLYGYGGFNISITPAFSPATAGWVDSGGIYAVVNLRGGGEYGRQWHEDGMRLKKQNVFDDCIAAAEHLIDKGYTTASRLALSGRSNGGLLVGAVVTQRPDLFGACLPQVGVMDMLRYHKFTIGWAWATEYGSSDEEDQIDNLLSYSPLHNIKPGVCYPATLVTTADRDDRVVPGHSFKFAAALQAAQSKASSCDRPTLIRIETRAGHGAGTPVSKQIEEYADKWAFLLENLR
- the rfbA gene encoding glucose-1-phosphate thymidylyltransferase RfbA, whose translation is MDRIKNNTAASMTQPSTVCTKGIILAGGSGSRLAPMTLGCNKQLLPVYDKPLIYYPLSTLMLAGIQDVLLISSPDEIHRFESLFGNGSDLGIRMQYQVQPQPDGLAQAFVLGESFIGNDPVALILGDNVFYGDGFSKSLQAIAQNLTGATVFAHEVSDPSRYGVIELDAGGMPISIVEKPVHPKSNLVIPGIYFFDHRVVEFAKALRPSARGEYEITDVIQQYLNDRSLSVSRMGRGTVWLDTGTPMALLQASNFIAAIEQRQGVRICCPEEIAARMGYITPKDLRRLAESMESDYGAYLRSVARQLGHSTIPS
- the rfbB gene encoding dTDP-glucose 4,6-dehydratase, with product MRTVLVTGGAGFIGGHLVRQLIDAQTYRVVVVDKLTYAGNLRSLESVWDSPRFSFLHSDICDGPRMLDLLMQHHCDAVINLAAETHVDRSIDSPAPFVQSNVVGTYELLEATRSYLATLSDLQVDRFRFLQVSTDEVYGSLGKDGVFTESTSYSPNSPYSASKAAADHFVRAYHQTYGLPTITTHGCNNYGPFQFPEKLIPLMIQRAVRGEPLPVYGNGKNVREWIHVEDHCIALRLILETGRVGQTYNVGSSTEKTNLEMVRAICDCVDRWTGRSHSSFDQIQWVADRPGHDFRYAIDATKLKHELGWTPQIDFDNGIDQTVKWYLDHPDWTESKTTPQQA
- a CDS encoding DNA internalization-related competence protein ComEC/Rec2, whose translation is MSIFQSLSLLSDQAGSRLRQSTHQQPLLLVAIATVAGILIDSSLCQPGVSVSPTVRFWIWMIAIAAGLLITALGSNFQTSRGPRYGTAISAVMLMLPVGALDHLWQQDSYQASPIANRLDDQAVPTIVEGVVDRPAVLRRHPMAQRRIRQSQSEWQTQLEVDIDQMRVGRDNVPMLGRLLVSVGGRCDHLRPGDRVRVYGKIRGVGPATNPGETDQSDFYERRGLHGRVEVDRTDQIQVIGPTAHGYAFSRWIAGIANRGRDGLLDRLGPQTGPLAVALVIGQRDFVDNATRDQLLVTGTAHLLSVSGMHLAIVVMMTTWIAMLLRLPMPMKIVVILVVCVFYCAITGARPPVMRAAVLVSTLMFGIWMRRPGQAINTLSLAAIALVLWNPLNVFSVGVQLSFMAVATLVLCSGHGRTGSAAVDEAIRQEEQLTRLAESARSRPMVTLRYLQSIVAQLLWFSACVSIVSLPLVWHQFHVVSLISVPTNVILGPILMIALASGIATAAATMIFPAIAAVPAIVCDRSLALMGWIIGTASRLPLGHAWLPAPPTTWVIVFYVVLAATLLLPSGIHARRLRYGWIAVWCAIALGVATKPKPMPTQSIEATFIDVGHGTSVVIRQREQDGTVAVWLYDCGWLGNEVGSSRDIDLSLWSLGVTRLNGVFLSHADADHFNALPGVLRRFRVDRIWTPPGMLEEPEPALVPIREAVAHSNVPVIEMDDRHTIVHRGIRIQVLHPPPVRIDGSDNANSLVIQIDRGGQSLLLPGDLEPPGTGALVRKRRPSPGGVLMAPHHGSLQMDAGVVLQWARPSEVVVSGGQRAGRPEVATMLSQYGAAVHVTRTDGAIRVRIDQDGKIEVRSWLAQPW
- a CDS encoding YdcF family protein, with the protein product MQRQSLASFAFAVMCVMIYISGNGYVSSAMMDRLEWPEQAMPDEAVQAAVVLGGGMSATPDGTPELSRDGERIFSAAQLYHAGKVGAIICTGMSSDGVHNPSDDGRDALISAGVPSDVIFRIKGENTSQEMKSLRQFLDSPPAGFPPPGPILLVTSAFHMDRAMRLAASQDVEMLPFPCAFRGSVDRGFSPSRWIPGPDAMQNFGSALKEWLASLVGR